In Gasterosteus aculeatus chromosome 15, fGasAcu3.hap1.1, whole genome shotgun sequence, a single genomic region encodes these proteins:
- the prox2 gene encoding prospero homeobox protein 2 — MHNSSEGCLDDDKPDVMLPCFRRNMYEEPLALYSNGSIISQLRKTIHNKRALDESLFYLSSSTAADSGQEDQCSVSSKDSTVEAQSPSAHVATGASAEAEHPVPDHLQAKRARVENIIRVMAGSPNSRQHGDSERSDTDAREAREAYRENKRKQRLPQHQEHSAAGPANRRPGSSSSSSDNNCNTKDEECHKLKEQLHSMQRLLRQLQEKFLQVYNQEDPEHNGGDEAEVAVDVSTEDELDRKNSRVTAECEDRMKAQSNVSHQRESPNLQEALKKELSRAVNDCVDRVFKKVSSTGLDLSPQQRMCSSPEVSAGADGKSQRAGSTQEQPQDQEAAAKPRSLEYYQSSEAHSPQDQTEALSLVVRKPAVAPLSSVTPTVKRPYPVHQTPFQFNYSTPLHDSQILEHLLKYGPHSNFGVLPCMPPSMDRTSPDSVDLPWDTIAMRSKVTPGHLGHHARASALGAVTVDNLCLPHVKIECGELQGMAERNPYMSLNIQEGLTPSHLKKAKLMFFYTRYPSSNVLKTFFPDVKFNRCITSQLIKWFSNFREFYYIQMEKFARQAIVDGISDVKDMTVSRDSELFRALNMHYNKANDFHVPDRFLEVSEVTLHEFYTAISAAKDSDPSWKKAIYKVICKLDSDVPEEFKTSSYL, encoded by the exons ATGCACAACTCCAGCGAAGGCTGCCTGGACGACGACAAACCCGACGTCATGCTGCCCTGCTTCCGAAGAAACATGTACGAGGAGCCTCTCGCCCTGTACTCCAACGGATCCATCATCTCCCAACTCCGCAAGACAATCCACAACAAGCGGGCACTAGATGAAAGCCTTTTCTACCTTTCCAGCTCCACTGCCGCCGACTCCGGTCAGGAGGACCAGTGCAGCGTCTCCTCAAAGGACAGCACGGTGGAAGCTCAGTCTCCCAGTGCCCACGTCGCTACTGGAGCCAGCGCGGAGGCAGAGCATCCCGTGCCGGACCACCTGCAGGCCAAGAGGGCCCGAGTGGAGAACATTATCAGGGTCATGGCGGGCTCTCCCAACAGCAGGCAGCATGGAGACAGCGAGAGGTCCGACACAGACGCCAGAGAGGCCAGAGAGGCATACAGGGAGAACAAACGCAAGCAGCGGTTGCCCCAGCATCAGGAACACAGTGCAGCAGGACCGGCAAACAGAAGACccggaagcagcagcagcagcagtgacaaCAACTGCAACACCAAGGACGAGGAGTGTCACAAGCTGAAGGAGCAGCTCCACAGCATGCAAAGGCTCCTGCGTCAGCTCCAGGAGAAGTTCCTTCAAGTCTACAACCAAGAAGACCCCGAACACAACGGCGGGGACGAGGCAGAAGTCGCTGTTGATGTAAGCACTGAAGACGAGTTGGACAGGAAGAACAGCAGAGTGACTGCAGAGTGCGAGGACCGAATGAAAGCACAGAGTAATGTGTCACACCAGAGGGAAAGTCCGAACCTGCAGGAAGCCCTGAAGAAGGAGCTCTCCAGGGCCGTGAATGACTGCGTGGACAGGGTGTTCAAGAAGGTGTCCTCCACGGGGCTGGATCTGTCCCCCCAGCAGCGCATGTGCTCGTCTCCAGAGGTCAGCGCGGGTGCAGACGGGAAGAGCCAGCGGGCCGGCTCCACACAGGAACAGCCCCAGGACCAGGAGGCGGCGGCGAAACCCCGCTCTTTGGAGTACTATCAAAGTTCCGAGGCGCATAGCCCGCAGGACCAGACGGAGGCGCTGTCGCTGGTGGTCCGCAAGCCGGCCGTGGCCCCCCTGAGCTCAGTCACCCCGACCGTGAAGAGGCCCTACCCCGTGCACCAGACGCCGTTTCAGTTCAACTACAGCACCCCTCTGCACGACAGTCAGATCCTAGAGCATCTCCTTAAGTACGGGCCCCATTCCAACTTTGGGGTTCTCCCTTGCATGCCCCCGTCAATGGACAGGACCTCCCCAGACTCGGTGGACCTGCCCTGGGACACCATCGCCATGAGGTCCAAGGTGACACCCGGCCACCTGGGCCACCACGCTCGCGCCTCGGCCCTGGGGGCGGTGACGGTGGACAACCTGTGTCTCCCTCACGTCAAGATCGAGTGCGGCGAACTGCAGGGCATGGCGGAGCGAAACCCCTACATGTCCCTC AACATCCAGGAGGGCCTCACCCCGAGCCATCTGAAGAAGGCAAAGCTGATGTTCTTCTACACCCGCTACCCCAGCTCCAATGTGCTGAAAACCTTCTTCCCCGATGTCAAG ttCAACCGCTGCATCACCTCTCAGCTCATCAAATGGTTCAGCAACTTCAGGGAGTTCTACTACATCCAGATGGAGAAGTTTGCCCGGCAGGCCATCGTCGACGGCATCAGCGATGTGAAAGACATGACGGTCAGCAGGGACTCAGAGCTGTTCCGGGCACTGAACATGCATTACAATAAAGCCAACGACTTCCAC gTTCCAGACAGATTCCTGGAGGTCTCTGAGGTCACCCTGCATGAGTTTTACACGGCCATTTCTGCAGCCAAAGATTCAGACCCCTCTTGGAAGAAGGCCATATACAAGGTGATCTGTAAACTGGACAGTGACGTCCCGGAGGAGTTCAAGACATCTTCCTATTTATAG
- the dlst gene encoding dihydrolipoyllysine-residue succinyltransferase component of 2-oxoglutarate dehydrogenase complex, mitochondrial translates to MLSHSRCLTRNFGRSLSAIRQGNNAFARQATAALSASHAITLNNNVKSDPRSSVFQIQYFRTTAAYRDEVVTVRTPAFAESVTEGDVRWEKAVGDTVSEDEVVCEIETDKTSVQVPSPVAGVIEELLVPDGGKVESGTALFTLRKGAGAPKAAGAPKAEAPAAAASPPPSATPPPPPSSVGPIPTAMPPVPPVPAHAMDTKPVSAIKPTAAPAAPAAQAEGGAKGARTESRVKMNRMRLRIAQRLKEAQNTCAMLTTFNEVDMSNITEMRKTYKDAFLKKHNIKLGFMSAFVKAAAHALADQPAVNAVIDDTTKEIVYRDYVDISVAVATPKGLVVPIIRSVDGMNFTDIEKAINLLGEKARKNELAVEDMDGGTFTISNGGVFGSMFGTPIINPPQSAILGMHGIFDRPVAVGGKVEIRPMMYVALTYDHRLIDGREAVLFLRKIKSVVEDPRVLLLDM, encoded by the exons ATGTTATCCCATAGCCGGTGTCTCACCAGAAATTTCGGCCGTTCCCTCTCCGCCATCCGTCAG GGGAATAATGCATTCGCCCGTCAGGCCACGGCAG CTCTATCAGCTAGCCATGCTATAACTTTAAACAACAATGT AAAATCTGATCCCCGGTCCAGCGTCTTCCAAATCCAGTACTTTAGGACGACTGCAGCCTACA gaGATGAAGTTGTCACAGTAAGGACCCCGGCGTTTGCAGAATCGGTCACAGAGGGGGATGTGAGGTGGGAGAAAG CTGTTGGAGACACCGTCTCTGAAGATGAGGTGGTGTGTGAGATCGAGACTGATAAg ACGTCAGTGCAGGTTCCCTCTCCTGTTGCCGGGGTGATCGAGGAGCTTTTGGTCCCTGATGGAGGGAAGGTCGAGAGCGGAACAGCGCTCTTTACGCTTCGGAAAGGAG CTGGTGCTCCTAAAGCTGCAGGAGCTCCAAAAGCCGAGGCCCCGGCCGCTGCAGCCTCTCCGCCACCTTCTGCtactccgcctcctcccccctcatctGTGGGCCCCATTCCCACCGCTATGCCCCCTGTGCCACCTGTGCCAGCACATGCTATGGACACCAAACCAG TTTCAGCCATCAAGCCCACTGCCGCTCCAGCTGCGCCAGCGGCTCAAGCTGAGGGAGGGGCTAAAGGAGCCAGGACGGAGAGCAGG gttaAGATGAACCGCATGAGGCTTAGAATTGCCCAGAGACTGAAGGAAGCCCAAAACACCTGCGCTATGTTGACGACGTTTAATGAGGTCGATATGAG CAACATCACAGAGATGAGGAAGACTTACAAAGATGCCTTcctgaaaaaacacaacatcaagtTGGGCTTCATGTCTGCGTTTGTGAAAGCTGCTGCCCACGCGCTCGCTGACCAACCTGCTGTCAATGCTG ttaTTGATGACACAACCAAAGAGATTGTGTACAGGGACTACGTCGACATCAGTGTTGCCGTGGCAACGCCAAAG GGTCTGGTGGTTCCTATAATCCGAAGCGTGGATGGAATGAATTTTACTGATATCGAGAAGGCCATCAATTTGTTGGGAGAAAAG GCCCGTAAGAATGAGCTGGCTGTTGAAGACATGGACGGAGGAACTTTCACCATCAGCAATGGCGGCGTGTTCGGGTCCATGTTCGGCACACCTATAATCAATCCACCGCAGTCTGCTATTCTAGGCATGCATGGAATATTTGACAGGCCTGTGGCAGTTGGTGGCAAG GTGGAGATCCGTCCCATGATGTACGTCGCCCTGACGTACGACCATCGACTGATCGATGGAAGAGAGGCTGTCCTTTTCCTGCGCAAGATCAAGTCTGTGGTGGAGGACCCCAGGGTGCTGCTCCTTGACATGTAA
- the rps6kl1 gene encoding ribosomal protein S6 kinase-like 1, which translates to MAKRDYLVEAAKQIRMALDSEVNEDYEASFSYYKNGVDLLLNGVQLDPNKERREAVKRKTTQYLKRAEEIFITHLQDNLGKGSSHLGGYSSLRFRPIRHLSSPVEDLEMCKVVGVTDKVLIVQSMVNKETFVVKSLVKSSWESRDLPTIIPQGVPYMVKLLRYYVSEDAVYLHLEHLKGGRLFSKLHKLRNEKAKEHPECITSGQPSIKLKTSYTSPTISTDYRRNSGASPGGLPEKASDESPGDDFPTSWDETQQRLESCGTHTYIEETGCLQNTRSAASFRNKLDRLTLTSGPARTQVDTRIHPPAPSLCLLSGEPQEQPALPLSCSRVSQALDVMSELHKNKAALGLTECSSEFEVAWKVADPVHNGVQTNPYAVSNSTPGQTPPRTNQTLFVKAGSPKSGSDVLSSSPAILHLPLYCQTQIRGRASWDTNGSHLGPVSTGYSADVVTDSKRDGNSPTTEERNGMVVIRSTDRAVFSDHTDASESSGPLPFASLCHGVAGKQGALSGAKFKVETHSGGTREGVEEACELLCPGDEVASGKERSFAGWSSPNGASYHMGSEDVDDFLKSEGSEGQGDDQDIEVDGWCHLPRFPVKSSRPTGKGTATCWGLPEAEVRVWAAQILLALESLHQQGVLCRDLNPKNVLLTSNGKVCLTFFGQWSEVQSEISSKAMEQMYCAPEIGGVSRVTEACDWWSLGALLFELLTGMPLWQLHPAGIHSHTQLIIPNHLSAAAASLLTELLQFDAGYRLGSGGGGVSDIKCHPFFSGVSWKALSC; encoded by the exons ATGGCAAAGAGAGATTACCTGGTGGAGGCGGCCAAGCAGATCCGCATGGCATTGGACAGCGAGGTCAATGAGGACTACGAGGCGTCCTTCAGTTACTACAAGAACGGGGTGGACCTGCTGCTGAATGGGGTTCAGC TGGATCCAAACAAGGAACGTCGGGAGGCTGTGAAAAGGAAGACAACCCAGTATCTGAAGAGGGCTGAAGAAATCTTCATTACACATCTGCAGGACAACTTGGGGAAGGGAAGCTCTCATTTAGGG GGTTACAGCAGCCTGAGATTCCGTCCAATCAGACACTTGAGCTCACCTGTGGAGGATCTGGAGATGTGTAAGGTGGTCGGAGTGACTGATAAG GTCCTGATTGTTCAGAGTATGGTCAACAAGGAGACATTTGTTGTTAAG AGTCTGGTAAAGTCGAGTTGGGAGAGCAGAGATCTGCCAACCATCATTCCTCAGGGGGTTCCATATATGGTTAAGCTGCTAAGATATTATGTCAGCGAGGATGCCGTGTACCTGCATCTTGAGCACCTCAAAG GTGGGAGGCTCTTCTCCAAGCTGCACAAGTTGAGGAACGAGAAGGCCAAGGAACACCCGGAATGTATCACCTCTGGCCAACCTAGCATCAAGCTGAAGACCAGCTACACCTCACCGACGATCAGCACGGACTACCGGCGCAACAGCGGCGCGAGCCCAGGAGGGCTCCCGGAGAAAGCAAGCGACGAGAGCCCCGGCGACGACTTCCCCACCTCGTGGGATGAGACTCAGCAGCGGCTGGAGAGCTGCGGGACTCACACCTACATCGAGGAGACGGGCTGTCTGCAGAACACGCGTTCCGCGGCGTCCTTTCGTAACAAGCTTGATCGGCTGACTCTGACCTCTGGCCCGGCGAGGACACAGGTCGACACCCGCATCCACCCGCCGGCCCCGAGTTTGTGCTTGCTCTCCGGCGAACCTCAGGAACAGCCCGCTCTTCCTCTGTCTTGCTCTCGCGTCAGTCAAGCCCTCGATGTCATGTCAGAACTCCATAAAAACAAAGCTGCGTTGGGACTGACGGAGTGCAGCTCTGAGTTTGAAGTGGCCTGGAAGGTTGCGGACCCGGTGCATAACGGCGTACAAACCAACCCCTATGCAGTGAGCAACAGCACGCCAGGACAAACTCCACCTCGCACAAATCAGACCTTATTTGTAAAAGCAGGATCACCAAAAAGTGGAAGCGATGTTTTGAGTTCGTCCCCTGCCATTTTGCATCTTCCTCTCTATTGCCAAACCCAGATACGCGGCAGGGCATCGTGGGATACCAACGGCTCACACCTAGGACCCGTTTCGACCGGGTACTCGGCGGACGTGGTGACGGACTCAAAAAGAGACGGCAACAGTCCCACCACGGAGGAGAGGAATGGCATGGTGGTCATCAGGAGCACAGACAGAGCAGTCTTCTCCGACCACACAGACGCGTCAGAAAGCTCCGGCCCTTTGCCTTTTGCTTCCCTCTGCCACGGCGTTGCAGGGAAACAGGGGGCCCTCTCGGGGGCGAAGTTCAAAGTGGAAACACATTCCGGCGGGACGAGGGAGGGTGTAGAGGAGGCCTGCGAATTGCTGTGTCCTGGAGATGAGGTGGCGTCGGGAAAAGAGCGATCGTTTGCGGGCTGGTCCAGCCCCAACGGAGCCTCGTACCACATGGGGAGTGAGGACGTGGACGATTTCCTTAAATCAGAAGGATCAGAGGGGCAGGGAGATGACCAGGACATAGAGGTGGATGGCTGGTGCCACCTGCCTCGGTTCCCCGTGAAGTCCTCCAGGCCTACGGGTAAGGGCACGGCGACCTGCTGGGGGCTTCCAGAGGCGGAAGTGCGCGTCTGGGCGGCTCAGATTCTCCTGGCCTTGGAGAGTCTACATCAGCAGGGCGTCCTTTGTCGGGACCTCAACCCTAAAAACGTTCTGCTCACTAGCAACG GAAAGGTGTGCTTGACGTTCTTCGGACAGTGGAGTGAGGTTCAGTCAGAGATCAGCTCCAAAGCCATGGAACAGATGTACTGTGCTCCGG AAATCGGGGGCGTGTCCAGGGTGACGGAGGCCTGTGATTGGTGGAGCCTCGGCGCTTTGTTGTTTGAACTCTTAACAGGAATG CCACTGTGGCAGCTCCACCCAGCAGGGATCCATTCGCACACCCAGCTGATCATCCCCAACCACCTGAGCGCGGCAGCTGCGTCTCTTCTGACGGAG TTGCTTCAGTTCGATGCCGGCTACCGCTTGGGGTCCGGAGGCGGAGGCGTGAGCGACATCAAGTGTCACCCGTTCTTCAGCGGTGTCTCCTGGAAGGCTTTGAGCTGCTAG